A part of Aegilops tauschii subsp. strangulata cultivar AL8/78 chromosome 2, Aet v6.0, whole genome shotgun sequence genomic DNA contains:
- the LOC109746701 gene encoding uncharacterized protein, whose translation MVAVFAVVTAPSWALPISEFLENGVLPMDETEARQVQRRASAYNIINNELGECGHHAASRSLVAKAFRHGFYRPTALEDAESLVLKCEGCQRFSKRSHQPASVLRTIPIAWPFAVWGLDMVGPFKTA comes from the exons ATGGTGGCCGTCTTCGCCGTGGTGACGGCGCCATCATGGGCCCTGCCCATCTCAGAgtttctggagaacggagtcctccccatggacgagaccgaAGCCCGGCAAGTGCAGCGCCGGGCGTCCGCCTACAATATCATCAACAATGAGCTC GGCGAGTGCGGGCACCACGCCGCCTCGCggtccctggtggccaaggccttccgccatggtttctacaGGCCCACGGCCCTCGAAGACGCCGAGTCACTCGTCCTCAAGTGTGAGGGATGCCAGCGCTTCAGCAAGCGCAGCCACCAGCCGGCGTCGGTGCTCCGGACCATCCCAATcgcctggcccttcgcggtctggggactcgacatggtggggCCCTTCAAGACCGCTTGA